From Glycine soja cultivar W05 chromosome 4, ASM419377v2, whole genome shotgun sequence, the proteins below share one genomic window:
- the LOC114410820 gene encoding pectinesterase 1-like, which produces MDSLKMFKGYGKVEHEQHHLEDHCNPKPKPKFSKPFIATISIFAILFLTLTFAFALASILHHTKSQQQLLINLVESIRFVCNVTRFPSACLPAIPPSANIANRKRSSPSHFVHRSKRSRASIPCSKQRIHVRSPTVGFI; this is translated from the coding sequence ATGGATTCTTTGAAGATGTTCAAAGGTTATGGCAAAGTAGAACACGAGCAACACCACCTTGAAGATCATTGTAACCCCAAACCCAAACCTAAATTCTCAAAACCCTTCATCGCCACAATTTCCATCTTCGCAATACTCTTCCTCACTCTCACCTTCGCCTTTGCCCTAGCATCCATCCTCCACCACACCAAGTCACAACAACAACTTCTGATCAACTTGGTCGAGTCGATCCGATTCGTTTGCAATGTCACGCGCTTCCCCAGTGCGTGCCTCCCTGCCATCCCACCCTCTGCCAACATCGCTAACCGTAAGCGATCCTCTCCCTCTCACTTTGTGCATCGCTCTAAGCGCTCCAGAGCCTCAATTCCATGCTCGAAACAAAGAATTCACGTGCGCTCGCCAACTGTAGGATTCATCTAG
- the LOC114409736 gene encoding 39S ribosomal protein L47, mitochondrial-like: MFLSRTLGRTLFAAAARSKQYATTAAAAAGREGHNPLQEFFEADRSPDDDKPVVYGRSWKASELRLKSWDDLHKLWYVLLKEKNMLMTQRQMLNAQNLRFPNPERIPKVRKSMCRIKHVLTERAIEEPDPRRSAEMKRMINAL; encoded by the exons ATGTTTTTGTCAAGAACACTTGGACGAACACTATTTGCTGCAGCTGCCAGATCAAAACAATATGCCACTACAGCAGCTGCTGCTGCTGGCAGAGAAGGACACAACCCCCTTCAGGAGTTCTTTGAGGCAGACAGGAGCCCTGATGATGACAAACCTGTTGTTTATG GTCGGAGTTGGAAGGCGTCTGAACTGCGTCTGAAGTCTTGGGACGACCTTCATAAGTTGTGGTATGTGTTGTTAAAGGAAAAGAACATGTTGATGACTCAACGTCAAATGCTTAATGCACAGAACCTGCGTTTTCCTAACCCGGAGCGCATCCCTAAG GTGAGGAAGTCAATGTGTCGCATCAAGCATGTACTTACTGAGAGAGCAATTGAAGAACCAGATCCCAGGAGGTCTGctgagatgaaaagaatgataaATGCTCTTTGA
- the LOC114408191 gene encoding transcription factor PRE4-like: MPGQRNSRTSKFTESEINDLMLRLQALLPQLNQTSNSRASSVSVMKIMKETCSHITRLQKEVKDLGERLVQLMDSVDLSDIDEERFTRLLQQ; encoded by the exons ATGCCTGGCCAGAGAAACTCCAGAACTTCAAAATTCACAGAAAGTGAGATTAATGATCTGATGTTGAGGCTACAAGCACTGCTACCACAACTAAACCAAACAAGCAACTCAAGG GCATCATCAGTAAGCGTGATGAAGATCATGAAGGAAACTTGCTCTCACATCACAAGGCTACAGAAAGAGGTGAAAGACCTTGGTGAAAGGCTAGTACAGCTGATGGATTCTGTAGACCTTAGTGATATTGACGAGGAACGTTTTACAAGACTTCTGCAACAATAA